One Synergistaceae bacterium genomic region harbors:
- a CDS encoding exonuclease SbcCD subunit D C-terminal domain-containing protein, with translation MKILHTSDWHLGRTLYGKKRYAEFEAFLDWLPNTLAAQKIDVLLVTGDIFDTTTPSNRAQQLYYQFLCRVNATGCRHVVIVGGNHDSPSFLDAPRELLSFLDIHVVGAPAEKIKDELLTLRNPQGEPELLVCAVPYLRDRDLRSFEAGESPEEKEARLIEGIRNHYREIAALAAAGRNAAGGGVPVVGTGHLFAAGGKSTEGDGVRELYVGSLAHVGADCFPDSLDYLALGHLHAAQKVGNSEFVRYSGAPLIMSPSETEGHKSVTLVELGPDAEKRVELIPVPVFQALERIAGDMDTLETRLNELRLAGTSSWLEIVYEGRELVPDLQKRVNSLVAGSNLEILRVKNSRAIRAFFDSLSDSNAREGCELLSEMDVTEVFTRCLDRCSVPPEQRPELLDTYREVLSLLDSKDPLSE, from the coding sequence ATGAAGATTCTGCACACGTCCGACTGGCATCTGGGGCGGACGCTCTATGGAAAAAAACGTTACGCCGAGTTCGAGGCTTTTCTCGACTGGCTCCCGAATACGCTGGCCGCCCAAAAAATCGACGTCCTGCTGGTGACGGGCGATATTTTCGACACCACGACCCCCTCCAACCGGGCGCAGCAGCTTTACTATCAGTTCCTGTGCCGGGTGAACGCCACGGGATGCCGCCACGTGGTGATCGTGGGGGGCAACCACGACTCTCCCTCCTTTCTGGACGCGCCGCGGGAGCTCCTGAGTTTTCTGGACATTCACGTGGTCGGAGCGCCGGCGGAAAAAATCAAGGACGAGCTCCTGACCCTGCGAAACCCTCAGGGAGAGCCGGAACTGCTGGTCTGCGCCGTCCCATACCTGAGAGACCGAGACCTTCGTTCCTTCGAGGCGGGAGAAAGCCCCGAAGAAAAGGAAGCCCGCCTGATCGAGGGAATCCGGAACCACTACCGGGAAATCGCGGCTCTGGCGGCAGCGGGCAGAAACGCGGCCGGAGGCGGCGTCCCCGTGGTGGGGACGGGACATCTCTTCGCCGCCGGCGGAAAATCGACGGAGGGCGACGGCGTCCGCGAACTGTACGTGGGCTCTCTGGCTCACGTCGGCGCGGACTGCTTCCCGGACAGCCTCGACTACCTGGCTCTTGGACATCTCCACGCCGCCCAGAAGGTGGGAAACTCGGAATTTGTGCGCTACAGCGGCGCCCCTCTGATCATGAGTCCGTCGGAAACGGAAGGGCACAAAAGCGTTACACTGGTGGAACTGGGACCCGACGCGGAAAAACGCGTGGAGCTGATTCCCGTTCCGGTTTTCCAGGCGCTGGAGCGCATCGCCGGAGACATGGATACCCTCGAAACGCGGCTGAACGAGCTGAGACTGGCGGGAACCTCGTCATGGCTCGAAATCGTGTACGAGGGAAGGGAACTGGTCCCCGACCTGCAAAAACGGGTGAACTCCCTCGTGGCCGGATCGAATCTGGAAATTCTGCGGGTGAAGAACAGCAGGGCCATTCGGGCTTTTTTCGATTCTCTTTCAGATTCAAACGCCCGGGAAGGCTGCGAGCTCCTGAGCGAAATGGACGTGACGGAGGTTTTTACCCGCTGCCTCGACCGCTGTTCCGTGCCCCCGGAGCAGCGTCCGGAGCTGCTGGACACCTACAGGGAGGTTCTTTCTCTTCTGGATTCGAAGGACCCCCTGTCGGAATGA